The following coding sequences are from one Wenzhouxiangella sp. AB-CW3 window:
- a CDS encoding YihY/virulence factor BrkB family protein produces MELSAVQRLLVFVRYWGSILVAAASNWLQSQAFIYAAALAFFTVFSIAPVMIVVVTVVGLVLGERAAKGELMDQLEEVLGSQAAEVVQTAVVNSQIEQSGIWPTLAGIVAIVLGATTVFAQMQQSLNQIWDVAPRPSKNSLWIFIKARVLSLTIVLAIGFVLMVSLLLSVAMRAIMAFAEQWLPVPGWAMVSIEMAVSLAVITMLFAAIFKILPDVVLGWRDVLAGALITAVLFTAGRSLIAMYLANTATASTYGAAGSLVLLLLWVNYSSLILLYGASITRAHLEARGKRIQPGATAVCVHRELIEEPADSS; encoded by the coding sequence ATGGAATTATCGGCAGTTCAACGTTTGCTCGTCTTTGTGCGCTACTGGGGCAGCATTCTCGTCGCCGCGGCATCGAACTGGCTGCAGAGCCAGGCCTTCATCTATGCCGCTGCCCTGGCTTTCTTTACCGTGTTTTCGATCGCACCGGTCATGATCGTGGTCGTCACCGTGGTCGGGCTGGTGCTGGGCGAGCGCGCGGCCAAGGGCGAGCTGATGGATCAGCTCGAGGAAGTGCTCGGCTCACAGGCGGCCGAGGTGGTGCAGACAGCCGTGGTCAATTCCCAGATCGAGCAGAGCGGCATCTGGCCCACGTTGGCCGGCATTGTGGCCATAGTGCTGGGTGCCACGACGGTCTTTGCTCAGATGCAGCAGTCGCTCAACCAGATCTGGGATGTCGCGCCTCGTCCGTCGAAGAACAGCCTGTGGATCTTCATCAAGGCGCGGGTGCTGTCGCTGACCATCGTGCTGGCCATCGGTTTCGTGCTGATGGTCTCGCTGCTGCTCAGCGTTGCCATGCGGGCGATCATGGCTTTTGCCGAACAGTGGTTGCCGGTGCCTGGCTGGGCCATGGTGAGCATTGAAATGGCAGTCTCACTGGCCGTCATTACGATGCTGTTCGCGGCGATTTTCAAAATATTGCCCGACGTGGTGCTGGGCTGGCGAGACGTGTTGGCCGGTGCCCTGATCACGGCCGTCCTGTTTACCGCGGGCCGCTCGCTGATCGCGATGTACCTGGCCAATACCGCAACTGCCTCCACCTATGGTGCGGCCGGATCGCTGGTTTTGTTGCTGCTCTGGGTCAACTACTCCTCGCTGATTCTGCTCTACGGGGCGTCCATCACACGGGCGCACCTGGAGGCCCGGGGCAAGCGCATTCAGCCCGGGGCCACGGCCGTGTGCGTGCATCGTGAGTTGATTGAGGAGCCGGCCGACTCTTCCTGA
- a CDS encoding 3-hydroxybutyrate oligomer hydrolase family protein, whose translation MRKELLLLSAGAVFVLAACEAPEPPPEPVEEAPAEAVAADPSERLQFPFPVRVTEHRDGDDLVSAGLNVADLTGTAPAPADPEAPSAAELRRLAVHANWQGIGTLSPAAGLGGLLDGLPEVPGHEFHAFLTLPDASQPFRVALQLPDSFDADAACLVVSPASGSRGTYGAIAVAAPWAFERGCAVAYTDKAAGTDIFDFSDGTGTDLAGRRVESGEAELGLAFAPLEEPAATVGMRHAHSGDQPEADWGQHVLAAAAFGLDVIDSVLDAELDADSVRVLGFALSNGGNAVLRAAEIDDSGLLDAVVAVSPNITPLGQPALFDYASLAALYQPCLLADADFLDEVPMGQSPMDVMGQARCQSLAEAGLLDEPSPSAARDVLTEAGFDDAALSQSAVNIALDLWRSVLVTYASSYLQRGPFDMPCGFALEAAEATAAQRQAWWGSHSGIAPGNGIEIVDTMADGNDSTFAGLKCLRELVDGNGPESDSLHAALRATQASAVLPDIPVVVVHGRDDGLIPVAFSSRPYVTMARNNGARIAYWEVEQSQHFDALLAVPGFAGEYVPILPYGWQAMDHILAVLDDAAELGEDWHIQPQPPEPGEPLEIEHLGLE comes from the coding sequence ATGAGGAAAGAGTTGCTTTTGCTGTCTGCCGGGGCGGTGTTTGTTCTGGCCGCCTGTGAGGCGCCCGAGCCGCCACCGGAGCCGGTCGAGGAGGCGCCCGCCGAGGCGGTGGCCGCCGATCCCTCAGAGCGGTTGCAGTTTCCCTTTCCGGTGCGGGTGACCGAACACCGTGATGGCGATGATCTGGTCAGTGCCGGCCTGAACGTGGCGGATCTGACCGGCACTGCACCGGCGCCTGCCGACCCTGAAGCCCCCTCTGCCGCCGAGTTGCGGCGCCTTGCCGTTCATGCCAACTGGCAGGGCATTGGCACCCTGTCACCGGCCGCCGGCCTGGGCGGACTGCTCGACGGACTTCCCGAAGTGCCCGGACATGAGTTTCATGCCTTCCTGACCCTGCCGGATGCCAGCCAGCCGTTCCGAGTGGCACTGCAGTTGCCCGACAGCTTTGATGCCGATGCGGCCTGCCTGGTTGTCAGCCCGGCATCGGGCTCACGTGGGACATACGGGGCCATTGCCGTGGCCGCGCCTTGGGCATTCGAGCGTGGCTGTGCCGTGGCTTATACCGACAAGGCGGCCGGTACCGATATCTTCGATTTCTCCGATGGCACGGGGACCGACCTGGCAGGGCGGCGAGTCGAGTCCGGCGAGGCCGAACTGGGCCTGGCATTCGCGCCGCTCGAGGAACCGGCCGCGACCGTGGGCATGCGGCATGCTCACTCGGGCGACCAGCCCGAAGCTGACTGGGGTCAGCACGTGCTTGCCGCGGCGGCCTTCGGCCTGGATGTCATTGATTCGGTGCTGGATGCCGAACTCGATGCCGATTCGGTGCGTGTTCTCGGGTTTGCCCTTTCCAACGGCGGCAACGCAGTCCTGCGGGCAGCAGAGATCGACGATTCCGGCCTGCTCGATGCCGTGGTGGCCGTGAGTCCGAACATCACGCCGCTGGGACAGCCGGCACTGTTTGACTATGCCAGCCTGGCCGCGCTTTACCAGCCCTGCCTGCTGGCCGATGCCGATTTTCTTGACGAAGTGCCCATGGGCCAGTCACCGATGGATGTGATGGGCCAGGCTCGTTGCCAGTCGCTGGCCGAAGCGGGGCTGCTGGATGAGCCCAGTCCCTCGGCGGCGCGTGATGTGCTGACCGAGGCCGGTTTTGACGACGCGGCCCTGAGCCAGAGCGCGGTCAATATCGCCCTGGATCTGTGGCGCTCGGTGCTGGTGACCTATGCATCGTCCTACCTCCAGCGCGGGCCGTTTGACATGCCCTGCGGATTCGCTCTGGAGGCGGCGGAGGCCACTGCCGCCCAGCGCCAGGCTTGGTGGGGCAGTCATTCCGGTATTGCGCCCGGCAACGGCATTGAAATCGTCGACACGATGGCCGACGGCAATGATTCGACTTTTGCCGGCCTCAAGTGCCTGCGTGAACTGGTCGATGGCAACGGCCCCGAATCCGACAGCTTGCATGCCGCCCTGCGCGCCACCCAGGCCAGCGCGGTGCTGCCTGATATTCCCGTGGTGGTGGTTCATGGCCGCGATGATGGACTGATTCCGGTGGCTTTCAGCAGCCGCCCCTATGTCACCATGGCCCGCAACAACGGCGCCCGAATAGCCTACTGGGAGGTGGAGCAGTCGCAGCACTTCGATGCCTTGCTGGCCGTACCGGGTTTTGCCGGCGAGTACGTCCCCATTCTGCCGTATGGCTGGCAGGCCATGGATCATATCCTGGCCGTGCTCGATGATGCCGCAGAACTCGGCGAGGACTGGCACATCCAACCGCAGCCACCCGAGCCTGGCGAGCCACTGGAAATCGAACACCTGGGGCTCGAGTAA
- a CDS encoding type 1 glutamine amidotransferase yields MARVLVLKHVVAEPLGLLDPMLRERGHRIRYVNFARDPDARPRLDRYQALIVLGGPMQVDDAQTHPHLLTECHLIEQAMAADMPVLGICLGAQLMAHVLGAPVGPCEEPEIGWYDLKPTNVTSHDPVLCPLEDRRPVYQWHHWGFDCPADSVSLAVSDQSGCQAFRHGERAWGFQFHLELDERLIRRWLTLPFYRKDLAAAGLRKTPEDLREATQQHLPQSLQLADQVFGNWLGLLESPRRRVILGSR; encoded by the coding sequence ATGGCACGAGTACTGGTACTGAAGCATGTGGTAGCCGAACCGCTGGGTCTGCTCGATCCGATGCTGCGCGAGCGCGGCCATCGCATTCGCTACGTCAACTTCGCCCGCGACCCGGATGCCCGACCCCGACTGGATCGCTACCAGGCGCTCATCGTCCTGGGCGGGCCGATGCAGGTCGACGATGCCCAAACCCACCCCCATCTGCTGACCGAATGCCACCTGATCGAACAAGCCATGGCAGCCGACATGCCGGTACTGGGCATCTGCCTGGGCGCCCAGCTCATGGCCCATGTGCTGGGGGCACCGGTGGGCCCCTGCGAAGAACCCGAGATCGGCTGGTACGACCTCAAGCCCACCAACGTCACGTCACACGATCCGGTACTCTGCCCGCTGGAAGATCGGAGACCGGTCTATCAATGGCACCATTGGGGGTTTGACTGCCCGGCTGATTCGGTTTCTCTGGCGGTGTCCGACCAGTCCGGCTGCCAGGCATTCCGCCATGGTGAACGCGCCTGGGGGTTCCAGTTTCACCTCGAGCTCGACGAGCGTCTCATCCGGCGCTGGCTGACCCTGCCCTTCTATCGCAAGGACCTGGCCGCAGCGGGCCTGCGCAAGACACCGGAGGACTTGCGCGAAGCCACGCAACAGCATCTGCCGCAATCACTGCAACTGGCCGATCAGGTCTTTGGCAACTGGCTCGGGCTGCTCGAGAGCCCCCGGCGACGCGTGATTCTCGGTTCCCGTTAG
- a CDS encoding site-2 protease family protein, translating into MFRSVLVLGYIRGIRIEIHVSWLIIFVLLLASLGTGLSQAYPDWSITAVVITTVLTVLLFFASILAHELGHSVVAIRRGIPVRAITLFIFGGMAQISRDSESADDEFWIAIAGPAVSFALAAGFLMLSLPAAQISEPLSVAMSWLGLINLIVAIFNLIPGFPLDGGRVFRALVWKFTGDAARGMRAAVMGGRLVAYALFAVGLWIMLAMNNLLGGLWIMIIAWFLLNMAEASGRDYGMRERLRGLCARDLADRNLPLVSPSTPVDEWVHDHMLAGGLRAHFIGDRNKVVGLATLSDARKLPREQWPQTTVADIMTPVGKLVRVSPDSSAEDILRLINEHSLNQVPVMDDDRVIGWIDRRRLLGTIELHLELKA; encoded by the coding sequence ATGTTCCGATCCGTCCTGGTGCTGGGATACATCCGCGGCATCCGCATCGAAATCCACGTCAGCTGGCTGATCATCTTCGTTTTGCTGCTGGCCTCCCTGGGGACCGGGCTTTCGCAGGCCTACCCCGACTGGTCGATAACCGCGGTTGTCATCACGACCGTGCTCACGGTCTTGCTGTTTTTCGCCAGCATCCTGGCCCACGAACTGGGACACAGTGTTGTCGCCATCCGCCGTGGCATTCCGGTGCGGGCCATCACGCTGTTCATCTTCGGTGGCATGGCGCAGATCAGCAGGGACTCGGAGTCGGCCGACGACGAGTTCTGGATCGCCATCGCCGGCCCGGCAGTCAGTTTCGCCCTGGCCGCCGGGTTCCTGATGCTGTCGCTTCCCGCCGCTCAGATCAGCGAGCCACTGTCAGTGGCCATGAGCTGGCTGGGTCTGATCAACCTCATCGTGGCCATCTTCAACCTCATCCCCGGCTTTCCCCTGGATGGCGGACGGGTTTTTCGCGCACTGGTCTGGAAGTTTACCGGCGATGCCGCCCGCGGCATGCGCGCCGCGGTCATGGGTGGCCGGCTGGTCGCCTACGCCCTGTTCGCCGTCGGGCTGTGGATCATGCTGGCCATGAACAACCTGCTGGGCGGACTTTGGATCATGATCATCGCCTGGTTTCTGCTCAACATGGCCGAGGCCAGCGGCCGCGACTACGGGATGAGAGAACGCTTGCGCGGCCTGTGTGCCCGCGATCTGGCCGATCGCAACCTGCCACTGGTTTCTCCGTCCACGCCGGTCGACGAGTGGGTGCACGACCACATGCTGGCGGGCGGGCTTCGCGCCCACTTCATCGGCGACAGGAACAAGGTAGTCGGGCTGGCCACGCTGTCCGATGCCCGCAAGCTACCGCGCGAACAATGGCCGCAGACGACCGTGGCCGACATCATGACACCGGTCGGAAAACTGGTGCGGGTATCGCCCGACAGCAGTGCCGAGGACATACTTCGCCTGATCAACGAGCACAGTCTCAACCAGGTGCCGGTCATGGACGACGACCGGGTCATTGGCTGGATCGACAGGCGCCGGCTGCTTGGCACCATCGAGCTGCACCTGGAGCTGAAAGCCTGA
- a CDS encoding response regulator transcription factor encodes MTTRVLIADDHPLFRAALTQALHSSLSDVDIIEAEDLPSTTELLETEPPVDLLLLDLHMPGNHGLAGLASIRCMFPSVAVVVVSANEEPRTIRHALDHGAAAYIPKSTPLPELTRALETVLDCREWVPAHLQHAVEGLDTDDEDLLLAERIASLTPQQFRVLALVADGQLNKQIAARLDIQERTVKAHMSEILQKLDVRNRTQAGIAFRRLELVDPASRMERSPG; translated from the coding sequence ATGACCACTCGAGTGCTGATTGCCGACGACCATCCGCTGTTTCGTGCCGCCCTGACCCAGGCACTTCATTCCAGCCTGTCGGATGTCGACATCATCGAGGCGGAGGATCTGCCTTCCACCACCGAGCTGCTGGAAACCGAACCGCCCGTCGATCTGCTGCTGCTCGATCTGCACATGCCGGGCAATCACGGCCTGGCGGGACTGGCCTCGATTCGCTGCATGTTCCCCAGCGTGGCAGTGGTGGTCGTTTCGGCCAACGAGGAACCGCGCACCATCCGTCACGCTCTGGATCACGGTGCCGCGGCCTACATTCCCAAAAGCACGCCCCTGCCGGAACTGACCCGGGCGCTGGAGACCGTGCTCGATTGTCGCGAATGGGTGCCCGCACACCTGCAGCATGCCGTCGAAGGACTCGACACGGATGACGAGGATCTGCTGCTGGCCGAGCGCATCGCATCGCTTACACCGCAGCAGTTCCGGGTTCTGGCGCTAGTCGCCGACGGCCAGCTCAACAAGCAGATCGCCGCCAGGCTCGATATCCAGGAACGCACTGTCAAGGCTCACATGAGCGAGATCCTGCAGAAGCTCGATGTGCGCAACCGGACCCAGGCCGGCATTGCCTTCCGCCGGCTGG
- a CDS encoding DUF3524 domain-containing protein, with protein sequence MPKTLLLSPYRSDSHAAWADWLQNHITGVDWQVLELPGRHFAWRIRGNPLSWLDEIPRDPPDLLLATSMADLATIRGLHPQLARVPTWYYFHENQFAYPASDRQITSIEASMVQVYGALAADRVFFNSAFNRDSFFAGLSELLDRLPDGVPADVLTRLETRSDVLPVPVAPVPSADQRDHKLIVWNHRWEYDKAPERFATALIELAEAGMDFRLALLGRRPRKTPTALAHLRRTLGDRIIADGHLPAPDYRLLLGQAGIAVSTAIHEFQGIGMLEATSAGARPLVPDALCYREQYPSEYRYRPDEDGALARRLGTWLQVGLPPACRVDDWLAPATGKRWQILLD encoded by the coding sequence GTGCCAAAAACCCTCCTCCTCTCCCCCTACCGCTCCGACAGCCACGCCGCTTGGGCCGACTGGTTGCAGAACCATATCACCGGGGTCGACTGGCAGGTACTGGAATTGCCCGGACGCCACTTTGCCTGGCGCATACGCGGCAACCCACTGAGCTGGCTCGACGAGATCCCGCGCGACCCACCCGACCTGCTGCTGGCCACCTCCATGGCGGACCTGGCCACCATTCGCGGCCTGCATCCGCAGCTGGCCAGGGTCCCGACCTGGTACTACTTCCACGAAAACCAGTTTGCCTACCCGGCCAGCGACCGGCAGATCACGTCCATCGAGGCGAGCATGGTCCAGGTCTACGGGGCACTGGCCGCTGATCGCGTGTTCTTCAACTCAGCGTTCAATCGCGACAGTTTTTTCGCCGGTCTGTCCGAACTGCTGGACAGGCTGCCCGACGGCGTGCCGGCCGATGTCCTGACGCGGCTGGAAACTCGCTCGGACGTGCTGCCCGTGCCGGTCGCGCCAGTGCCGTCAGCAGACCAGCGTGACCACAAGCTGATCGTCTGGAATCACCGCTGGGAATATGACAAGGCACCCGAGCGCTTCGCCACGGCCCTGATAGAGCTGGCGGAAGCCGGCATGGACTTTCGCCTGGCCCTGCTTGGTCGACGGCCCCGCAAAACCCCCACGGCACTGGCGCACCTGCGCCGCACACTGGGCGATCGAATCATCGCCGACGGCCATCTGCCGGCGCCGGATTATCGACTGCTGCTGGGGCAGGCCGGTATAGCCGTGAGTACCGCCATCCATGAGTTCCAGGGCATCGGCATGCTGGAAGCAACCAGTGCCGGCGCTCGCCCGCTGGTACCCGATGCGTTGTGCTACCGCGAACAGTATCCTTCGGAATACCGGTATCGGCCCGATGAGGACGGCGCCTTGGCAAGGCGCCTCGGTACCTGGCTGCAGGTAGGGCTGCCGCCGGCATGCCGGGTCGATGACTGGCTGGCCCCGGCGACAGGAAAGCGCTGGCAGATCCTCCTCGACTAG
- a CDS encoding replication-associated recombination protein A: MGDLFSGQESSAGGVGSPLADCLRPGSFDDVVGQDHLLGVDGPLRRMVDSGKVASLVFWGPPGTGKTTLARLLARVGDLEFVQISAIFSGVGDLKKIFEAARVRRGNGRGTLLFVDEIHRFNRAQQDGFLPHVEDGTITLVGATTENPSFELNAALLSRMQVLVLKRLDESALGRLLHRAEAHLKQALPLTDKAREMLLAMADGDGRYLLNTVEAIADLAVADEQLDEQSLARLIQRRAPVYDKDREEHYNLISALHKSLRGSDADAALYWMARMLAGGEDPLYIARRLIRFASEDIGLADPQALVQALSARQAYEVLGSPEGELALVQALLYLATAPKSNAAYTAQKAAMRAAADTGSLMPPDHILNAPTGLMKELGRGQGYVYDHDTERGFSGQDYFPDEMSRQQFYRPAERGFEREVARRLDWWARQRKLNS, from the coding sequence ATGGGTGATCTTTTTTCTGGTCAGGAGTCTTCGGCGGGTGGGGTTGGCAGTCCGTTGGCGGATTGTTTGCGGCCCGGTTCGTTTGATGATGTTGTCGGGCAGGATCATTTGCTGGGGGTTGATGGTCCGCTGCGGCGTATGGTGGATTCCGGCAAGGTGGCTTCGCTGGTGTTCTGGGGGCCGCCGGGTACGGGCAAGACGACGCTTGCGCGTCTGCTGGCGCGGGTCGGCGATCTCGAGTTTGTTCAGATTTCGGCCATTTTTTCCGGGGTGGGGGATCTGAAGAAGATTTTCGAGGCGGCGCGAGTCCGTCGTGGCAACGGCCGGGGCACGCTGTTGTTTGTCGACGAGATTCATCGATTCAACCGGGCCCAGCAGGACGGCTTTCTGCCGCACGTGGAAGACGGCACGATCACGCTGGTGGGGGCCACTACCGAGAATCCGTCCTTCGAGCTCAATGCCGCCCTGCTTTCGAGAATGCAGGTGCTGGTGCTCAAGCGGCTCGACGAGTCGGCGCTGGGCCGCCTGCTGCACCGTGCCGAGGCGCACCTGAAACAGGCCTTGCCGCTGACCGACAAGGCCCGCGAAATGCTGCTGGCCATGGCCGACGGGGATGGCCGTTACCTGCTCAATACGGTCGAGGCCATCGCCGACCTGGCTGTTGCCGATGAACAGCTCGACGAGCAGTCACTGGCCCGCCTGATTCAGCGCCGTGCACCGGTCTATGACAAGGATCGTGAAGAACACTACAATCTGATATCGGCCCTGCACAAGTCGCTCAGGGGCTCGGATGCCGACGCCGCGTTGTACTGGATGGCACGTATGCTTGCCGGTGGCGAGGATCCACTCTACATCGCCCGGCGCCTGATCCGATTTGCCTCCGAGGATATTGGCCTGGCTGATCCGCAGGCGCTGGTCCAGGCCCTGTCGGCGCGCCAGGCCTACGAGGTGCTGGGATCACCCGAGGGTGAGTTGGCCCTGGTACAGGCGCTGCTCTACCTGGCCACCGCGCCCAAGTCCAACGCGGCTTACACGGCCCAGAAGGCGGCCATGCGTGCGGCGGCCGATACCGGCTCGTTGATGCCGCCGGACCATATTCTCAATGCACCAACCGGATTGATGAAGGAACTGGGTCGAGGCCAGGGCTATGTCTACGACCATGACACCGAGCGGGGCTTTTCCGGCCAGGATTACTTCCCCGACGAGATGTCGAGACAGCAGTTTTACCGGCCGGCCGAGCGCGGCTTCGAGCGTGAGGTCGCCAGGCGGCTCGATTGGTGGGCCAGACAGCGCAAGCTGAATTCGTGA
- a CDS encoding alcohol dehydrogenase catalytic domain-containing protein: MRAMLLEQVSAIDEVDEPLRAVELPVPQPGPGEVLIRVHACGICHTELDEIHGRVPARLPVIPGHQVIGTIEAHGPGTEDAPAIGQRIGVGWIFSACGQCDRCLEGRENLCDAFHGTGCHVHGGYAEYMTAPSAFVHPIPGLLDDIEAAPMLCGGAIGLRSLHLCKLTNGQVLGLTGFGGSNHQVLQLARILLPDSPVMVWARNPDQRRQALGSGADWAGDTEEQAPRQPDAIIDTTPAWKPVMEALRQIAPGGRLVVNAISKESDDRHLLADLDYSRQLWQERMIRSVANVTREDIRGFLEIAAKHRSLRPVTRRYRLEQANQALREMQDGQIRGAKVLDLTA, encoded by the coding sequence ATGCGGGCCATGTTGCTGGAACAGGTGAGCGCCATTGACGAGGTCGACGAGCCACTGCGCGCTGTCGAGCTTCCGGTGCCACAACCGGGCCCGGGCGAGGTGTTGATCCGTGTCCATGCCTGTGGCATTTGCCACACCGAGCTTGACGAGATTCACGGCCGCGTGCCCGCCCGACTCCCCGTCATACCGGGCCACCAGGTGATCGGCACCATCGAGGCTCATGGGCCCGGAACCGAGGACGCTCCGGCGATTGGCCAGCGTATCGGTGTGGGCTGGATATTCAGTGCCTGTGGCCAGTGCGATCGCTGTCTAGAAGGTCGGGAAAACCTGTGTGATGCGTTTCACGGCACCGGCTGTCATGTCCACGGGGGCTATGCCGAGTACATGACCGCGCCATCGGCGTTCGTCCACCCCATCCCCGGGCTGCTTGACGACATCGAAGCCGCACCGATGCTCTGCGGCGGGGCCATCGGCCTGAGAAGCCTTCACCTGTGCAAGCTGACCAACGGTCAGGTACTGGGCCTGACCGGCTTCGGCGGCTCCAATCACCAAGTCCTGCAACTGGCCCGCATCCTGTTACCCGACAGCCCGGTCATGGTCTGGGCGCGCAATCCGGACCAGCGCAGGCAAGCCCTGGGCTCGGGAGCCGACTGGGCCGGCGACACCGAGGAACAGGCCCCTCGACAACCCGATGCCATCATCGATACCACGCCGGCCTGGAAACCGGTCATGGAGGCACTGCGACAGATTGCACCCGGCGGACGTCTGGTCGTCAACGCCATCAGCAAGGAATCAGACGACCGGCACCTTCTGGCCGATCTGGATTACAGTCGACAACTGTGGCAGGAACGCATGATCCGGTCAGTGGCCAACGTGACCCGGGAAGACATCCGGGGCTTTCTGGAGATTGCAGCAAAACACCGTAGCCTGCGCCCGGTGACCCGACGCTATCGGCTGGAGCAGGCCAACCAGGCGTTGCGGGAGATGCAAGACGGGCAGATCCGGGGCGCCAAGGTGCTGGACCTGACCGCCTGA
- a CDS encoding 3-hydroxybutyrate dehydrogenase, translating into MNILITGAGSGIGAGIAHHLAGGGHSIVVTDLDEGAAVAVAGEIGIAGGRAIGRALDVTDDASVESLLRQLDQPVDVLINNAGLQHVAALEDFPMDKWDQLVQVMLTGTARLTRGLLPGMRQRAFGRIVNIGSIHSLVASAYKSAYVAAKHGLIGFSRVLALETADTDITINTVCPTYVKTPLVEKQIADQARVHGISEDEVVEKIMLKPMPKGVFISFEELSGICEFLISPPARNITGQAIVVDGGWTAT; encoded by the coding sequence ATGAACATTCTCATCACCGGCGCCGGCAGTGGCATCGGCGCGGGTATTGCCCACCACCTGGCCGGCGGGGGCCACAGCATCGTCGTGACCGATCTGGACGAGGGCGCGGCCGTCGCGGTCGCCGGCGAGATCGGTATTGCCGGCGGCCGGGCCATCGGACGGGCACTGGACGTTACCGATGATGCCAGTGTCGAATCATTGCTGCGGCAACTCGATCAGCCGGTGGACGTGCTGATCAACAATGCCGGCCTGCAGCACGTTGCCGCGCTGGAGGACTTTCCGATGGACAAGTGGGACCAGCTCGTGCAGGTCATGCTGACGGGCACGGCCCGGCTGACCCGCGGCCTGTTACCCGGCATGCGCCAGCGGGCATTCGGGCGCATCGTCAATATCGGGTCGATCCACTCCCTGGTGGCCAGTGCCTACAAATCGGCCTACGTGGCGGCCAAGCACGGCCTGATCGGCTTCTCGCGCGTGCTGGCGCTGGAGACGGCCGACACCGACATCACCATCAATACCGTCTGCCCGACTTACGTCAAGACACCGCTGGTTGAAAAGCAGATTGCCGACCAGGCCCGGGTGCATGGCATCTCCGAGGATGAAGTCGTCGAGAAAATCATGCTCAAGCCCATGCCCAAGGGGGTGTTCATCAGTTTCGAGGAGCTGTCCGGCATCTGCGAATTTCTCATATCGCCGCCAGCGCGCAACATCACCGGGCAGGCCATCGTGGTCGATGGCGGCTGGACCGCGACCTGA